In Agromyces archimandritae, one genomic interval encodes:
- the pheT gene encoding phenylalanine--tRNA ligase subunit beta: MRAPLSWIDEFTPLEGATPEGVHAALVSVGLEEEDLHRFELSGPIVVGQVLEFVEEPQKNGKTIRWCQVQVAPEGETAADGGPAVHGVVCGAGNFFAGDKVVVTLPGAVLPGPFPIAARKTYGHLSDGMIASVRELGLGDEHDGILRLASLGLDPEVGSDAIALLGLDDAAVEVNVTPDRGYAFSIRGIAREYSHATGRAFADPAGRVPAYEAEGFRVEIADERPIRGNIGAPGFVTRVVRGVDAARPTPPWMTARLKLAGVRSISLLVDITNYVMFELGQPIHGYDLDKLAGGITVRRANPGETLETLDGVTRTLDPEDLLITDDSGPIGLAGVMGGGPTELSGETRNVLIEAATFDPVSIARTARRHKLPSEASKRFERGVDPHVAIAAANRVAELMVELAGGTVDALGSTLVTAARPEPILLPAGFAERVVGIAYTPEEERNALEMIGAQVADAAGALSVTPPSWRSDLTDKWTLVEEIARIVGYDRIPSELPVAPPQRGLTRAQRLRRGTSNALAASGFVETISYPFFTEAVNARFGSPDGSPIGQVKLANALDAQAAWLRTSLLPGLIEVARRNRSRGFTDLAIFETGLVFRPEAGREYGTATVPPAAVRPSDETIAELEASIPPQPRRIGVLLTGERTPKQPGIAAVPAGIADALEAVRTIGRAVGAEIEIVQGGHRAMHPGRTAELRVADVPVGFAGELLPELAEEADLPRVVAVAELDLDRVIELAARTIEAAALSTYPAATQDLSMLVDETVPAADVAEAVRTGAGPLLEELRLVDVYRGAGIPEGKKSVLFALRFRAADRTLTAAEASEAKIAGATLAETLTGATIRD, from the coding sequence ATGCGCGCGCCGCTCAGCTGGATCGACGAGTTCACGCCCCTCGAGGGCGCCACGCCGGAGGGGGTGCACGCCGCCCTCGTCTCGGTCGGGCTCGAGGAGGAGGATCTGCACCGCTTCGAACTGTCCGGCCCGATCGTGGTCGGCCAGGTGCTCGAGTTCGTCGAGGAGCCGCAGAAGAACGGCAAGACGATCCGCTGGTGCCAGGTTCAGGTCGCGCCCGAGGGCGAGACCGCGGCCGACGGCGGGCCCGCCGTGCACGGGGTCGTGTGCGGCGCCGGCAACTTCTTCGCCGGCGACAAAGTCGTGGTGACGTTGCCGGGCGCCGTGCTGCCCGGGCCGTTCCCGATCGCCGCCCGCAAGACCTACGGGCACCTCTCCGACGGCATGATCGCCTCCGTGCGCGAGCTCGGCCTCGGCGACGAGCACGACGGCATCCTGCGCCTGGCGAGCCTCGGCCTCGACCCGGAGGTCGGCAGCGACGCGATCGCGCTCCTCGGCCTCGATGACGCCGCCGTCGAGGTGAACGTCACGCCCGACCGCGGCTACGCCTTCTCGATCCGCGGCATCGCGCGCGAGTACTCGCACGCCACCGGCCGCGCCTTCGCCGATCCCGCGGGCCGCGTCCCGGCATACGAGGCGGAGGGCTTCCGTGTCGAGATCGCCGACGAGCGCCCGATCCGGGGCAACATCGGCGCGCCCGGGTTCGTCACGCGCGTCGTCCGGGGTGTGGATGCCGCCCGTCCGACGCCGCCGTGGATGACCGCACGGCTGAAGCTCGCCGGCGTCCGTTCGATCTCGCTCCTCGTCGACATCACGAACTACGTCATGTTCGAGCTGGGGCAGCCGATCCACGGCTACGACCTCGACAAGCTCGCCGGCGGCATCACCGTGCGACGCGCGAACCCCGGCGAGACCCTCGAAACCCTCGACGGCGTCACCCGCACGCTCGACCCCGAAGACCTGCTCATCACCGACGACTCCGGCCCCATCGGCCTCGCCGGCGTCATGGGCGGCGGCCCCACCGAGCTGTCGGGCGAAACCCGCAACGTGCTCATCGAGGCGGCGACCTTCGACCCGGTGTCGATCGCGCGCACGGCGCGCCGGCACAAGCTGCCGAGCGAGGCGTCCAAGCGTTTCGAGCGCGGCGTCGACCCGCATGTCGCGATCGCCGCGGCCAACCGGGTCGCCGAGCTCATGGTCGAACTCGCCGGCGGCACGGTGGATGCCCTCGGCTCGACCCTCGTGACGGCCGCCCGGCCCGAGCCGATCCTCTTGCCCGCCGGGTTCGCCGAGCGCGTCGTCGGCATCGCCTACACGCCCGAGGAGGAGCGCAACGCCCTCGAGATGATCGGGGCGCAGGTGGCGGATGCCGCGGGCGCCCTGAGCGTGACGCCGCCGAGCTGGCGGTCCGACCTCACCGACAAGTGGACGCTCGTCGAAGAGATCGCGCGCATCGTCGGCTACGACCGCATCCCCTCCGAGTTGCCGGTCGCACCCCCGCAGCGGGGCCTGACGCGCGCGCAGCGCCTGCGTCGCGGAACCTCGAACGCGCTCGCGGCGAGCGGTTTCGTCGAGACCATCTCGTACCCGTTCTTCACCGAGGCGGTCAACGCCCGGTTCGGGTCGCCGGACGGCTCGCCGATCGGCCAGGTGAAGCTCGCCAACGCGCTCGACGCGCAGGCGGCGTGGCTGCGCACCTCCCTGCTGCCGGGGCTCATCGAGGTCGCACGCCGCAACCGTTCGCGCGGCTTCACGGACCTGGCGATCTTCGAGACCGGCCTCGTGTTCCGGCCCGAGGCCGGCCGCGAGTACGGCACGGCGACCGTGCCGCCGGCCGCCGTCCGCCCCTCCGACGAGACGATCGCCGAGCTCGAGGCGTCGATCCCGCCGCAGCCGCGCCGCATCGGCGTGCTGCTCACGGGCGAGCGGACGCCGAAGCAGCCCGGCATCGCCGCCGTTCCGGCCGGCATCGCCGACGCCCTCGAGGCCGTGCGCACCATCGGCCGTGCCGTCGGCGCCGAGATCGAGATCGTGCAAGGCGGCCACCGGGCCATGCACCCGGGCCGCACCGCGGAACTCCGGGTCGCAGACGTCCCCGTCGGCTTCGCCGGCGAGCTCCTGCCGGAACTCGCCGAGGAGGCCGACCTCCCGCGCGTCGTCGCGGTCGCCGAACTCGACCTCGATCGGGTCATCGAGCTCGCGGCCCGCACGATCGAGGCCGCCGCCTTGTCGACGTACCCTGCGGCGACGCAGGACCTGTCGATGCTCGTCGACGAGACGGTGCCGGCCGCAGACGTCGCCGAGGCCGTCCGCACGGGCGCCGGGCCCCTGCTCGAAGAGCTGCGGCTCGTCGACGTCTACCGCGGCGCCGGCATCCCCGAGGGCAAGAAGTCGGTGCTGTTCGCACTGCGCTTCCGTGCTGCCGACCGCACCCTGACCGCGGCGGAGGCGAGCGAGGCGAAGATCGCCGGTGCGACCCTCGCCGAGACGCTCACGGGCGCGACGATCCGCGACTGA
- the argB gene encoding acetylglutamate kinase — protein sequence MDDTISSDAAAKAAVLIESMPWLKRFHGETIVVKFGGNAMVSPELQRSFAEDMVYLRYAGIKPVVVHGGGPQISAMLGRLGIESEFRGGYRVTTAETMDVVRMVLSGQVSRELVSLINEHGPLASAVSGEDAGLFTGRRRGALVDGAEVDLGQVGDVVRVDPSAVLAELAAERIPVVSSIAPDGDRPGQSLNVNADSAAAALAVALGAAKLVILTDVAGLYRDWPNRESLVSVIDVPELIELLPSLESGMIPKMTACLEAVEGGVAKAAIIDGRVPHSILLEVFTTQGIGTEVVPGPGARLEGGAA from the coding sequence ATGGACGACACGATCTCCTCCGATGCGGCCGCGAAGGCGGCCGTCCTCATCGAGTCCATGCCCTGGCTGAAGCGCTTCCACGGCGAGACCATCGTCGTGAAGTTCGGCGGCAACGCGATGGTGAGCCCCGAACTGCAGCGCTCCTTCGCCGAAGACATGGTCTACCTCCGCTACGCCGGCATCAAACCGGTCGTCGTGCACGGCGGCGGCCCGCAGATCTCCGCGATGCTCGGCCGGCTCGGCATCGAGAGCGAGTTCCGCGGCGGATACCGCGTCACCACGGCCGAGACGATGGACGTCGTTCGGATGGTGCTGTCGGGTCAGGTGAGCCGCGAGCTCGTCTCCCTCATCAACGAGCACGGACCGCTCGCCTCGGCCGTCTCGGGGGAGGACGCGGGCCTGTTCACGGGCCGTCGCCGCGGTGCGCTCGTCGACGGAGCCGAGGTGGACCTCGGCCAGGTCGGCGACGTCGTGCGCGTCGATCCGAGCGCGGTGCTCGCCGAACTCGCGGCCGAACGCATCCCCGTGGTGTCCTCGATCGCGCCCGACGGCGACCGGCCCGGCCAGTCCCTGAACGTCAACGCGGACTCGGCTGCGGCGGCGCTGGCCGTCGCACTCGGCGCCGCGAAGCTCGTCATCCTCACCGATGTCGCCGGCCTCTACCGCGACTGGCCGAACCGCGAGTCGCTCGTCTCGGTCATCGACGTGCCCGAGCTCATCGAACTGCTGCCGAGCCTCGAATCGGGCATGATCCCGAAGATGACCGCCTGCCTCGAGGCCGTCGAGGGCGGCGTCGCGAAGGCGGCGATCATCGACGGCCGGGTGCCGCATTCCATCCTGCTCGAGGTCTTCACGACGCAGGGCATCGGCACCGAGGTCGTCCCCGGCCCCGGAGCCCGACTCGAGGGAGGTGCCGCGTGA
- the argF gene encoding ornithine carbamoyltransferase yields the protein MTRHFLRDDDLTAAEQAEILDLAVRLKQERWAAQPLAGPQTVAVIFDKSSTRTRVSFAVGIADLGGSPLIISTANSQLGGKETPADTARVLERMVSAIVWRTYAQSGLEEMAAGTTVPVVNALSDDFHPCQLLADLLTIREHKGELAGLTVAFLGDGASNMAQSYVLAGALAGMHVRIASPEEFAPDAAVVADGQALGASTGGSVTLFTDAQAAVAGADVVVTDTWVSMGKEDEKAHRVATFGSYRVDAALMALAAPDAVFMHCLPADRGYEVTADVIDGAQSIIWDEAENRLHAQKALLVWLLAQNAGAAA from the coding sequence ATGACCCGCCACTTCCTCCGCGACGACGACCTCACCGCCGCCGAACAGGCCGAGATCCTCGACCTCGCCGTCCGCCTCAAGCAGGAGCGCTGGGCCGCCCAGCCCCTCGCCGGCCCGCAGACCGTCGCCGTCATCTTCGACAAGTCCTCCACGCGCACCCGGGTCTCCTTCGCCGTCGGCATCGCCGACCTCGGCGGCAGCCCGCTCATCATCTCCACGGCCAACAGCCAGCTCGGCGGCAAGGAGACCCCCGCCGACACGGCCCGCGTCCTCGAGCGCATGGTCTCGGCGATCGTGTGGCGCACCTACGCCCAGTCCGGTCTCGAGGAGATGGCCGCCGGCACCACGGTGCCCGTCGTCAACGCCCTCTCCGACGACTTCCACCCCTGCCAGCTGCTCGCCGACCTCCTCACGATCCGCGAGCACAAGGGCGAACTGGCCGGCCTCACCGTCGCCTTCCTCGGCGACGGCGCGAGCAACATGGCACAGTCCTATGTGCTCGCCGGGGCCCTGGCGGGCATGCACGTGCGGATCGCCTCACCCGAGGAATTCGCGCCCGACGCCGCCGTCGTCGCCGACGGGCAGGCGCTCGGCGCATCCACCGGCGGCAGCGTGACGCTCTTCACCGACGCGCAGGCGGCCGTCGCCGGCGCCGACGTCGTCGTCACCGACACCTGGGTCTCGATGGGCAAGGAGGACGAGAAGGCGCACCGCGTCGCGACGTTCGGCTCCTACCGGGTGGATGCCGCGCTCATGGCCCTCGCGGCGCCCGACGCCGTCTTCATGCACTGCCTGCCCGCCGACCGCGGCTACGAGGTCACCGCCGACGTCATCGACGGGGCGCAGTCGATCATCTGGGACGAGGCGGAGAACCGCCTGCACGCCCAGAAGGCGCTGCTCGTCTGGCTGCTCGCGCAGAACGCGGGGGCGGCGGCATGA
- the pheS gene encoding phenylalanine--tRNA ligase subunit alpha codes for MSEPSEISESAVEAAVTAALAAIDAAGDSAALKQVRTEHTGEKSPLARLNGLLRSVPNEQKAALGKLVGGARGRVNQAFAAREAEIVAAEAEARLEAERVDVTELGTVRRPGSRHPLSVLQEEIADIFVGMGWEIADGPELEHEWMNFDALNFDEDHPARAMQDTFFVDPPERHLVMRTHTSPVQVRSMLGRDVPIYILAPGKTYRTDELDATHTPVFSQFEGLVVDKGITMAHLRGTLEHVARIMFGEGTKIRLRPNYFPFTEPSAEFDIWHPTFRGGARWIEWGGCGMVNPNVLRSAGIDPEVYSGFAFGMGFERTLMFRNDVADMRDMIEGDIRFSEQFGMVV; via the coding sequence GTGTCCGAGCCCTCTGAAATCTCCGAATCCGCGGTCGAGGCGGCCGTCACGGCGGCCCTCGCCGCGATCGACGCCGCCGGCGACTCCGCGGCCCTCAAGCAGGTCCGCACCGAGCACACGGGCGAGAAGTCGCCCCTCGCCAGGTTGAACGGCCTGCTGCGCTCGGTGCCGAACGAGCAGAAGGCCGCGCTCGGCAAGCTCGTCGGCGGTGCACGCGGCCGGGTGAACCAGGCGTTCGCCGCCCGCGAGGCGGAGATCGTCGCCGCCGAGGCCGAGGCGCGCCTCGAAGCCGAACGGGTCGACGTCACCGAGCTCGGCACCGTGCGCCGGCCGGGCTCCCGGCATCCGCTCTCGGTCCTGCAGGAGGAGATCGCGGACATCTTCGTCGGGATGGGCTGGGAGATCGCCGACGGCCCCGAGCTCGAGCACGAGTGGATGAACTTCGATGCCCTGAACTTCGACGAGGACCATCCGGCCCGTGCGATGCAGGACACCTTCTTCGTCGACCCGCCCGAGCGTCACCTCGTGATGCGCACGCACACGAGCCCCGTGCAGGTGCGTTCGATGCTCGGCCGCGACGTGCCGATCTACATCCTCGCGCCGGGCAAGACGTACCGCACCGATGAGCTCGACGCGACGCACACGCCCGTGTTCAGCCAGTTCGAGGGCCTCGTCGTGGATAAGGGCATCACGATGGCGCATCTGCGCGGCACCCTGGAGCACGTCGCCCGCATCATGTTCGGCGAGGGCACGAAGATCCGCCTGCGCCCGAACTACTTCCCGTTCACCGAGCCGAGCGCCGAGTTCGATATCTGGCACCCCACCTTCCGCGGCGGGGCGCGCTGGATCGAGTGGGGCGGCTGCGGCATGGTCAACCCGAACGTGCTGCGTTCGGCGGGCATCGACCCCGAGGTGTACTCGGGCTTCGCGTTCGGCATGGGCTTCGAGCGGACCCTCATGTTTCGCAACGACGTCGCCGACATGCGCGACATGATCGAGGGCGATATCCGCTTCAGCGAGCAGTTCGGGATGGTGGTCTGA
- a CDS encoding acetylornithine transaminase: MHALAMPLAELERGQGCRVRDAEGRWYLDFLAGIAVNSLGHAHPVFVEAVSTQAARLAHVSNYFATAPQLELAERLLRLAGAGSGRVLFGNSGTEANEAAFKLARLNGGEARPRILALENAFHGRTMGALALTGKPAMRTPFEPMPGGVEHIPATIEALEAAIDERVAALFVEPVQGEAGVVDLPAGYLARARELTEQHGALLIVDEIQTGAGRTGEWFGFQHAGIRPDAITVAKGMGGGFPIGALVAFGDAAELFTAGQHGTTYGGNPLATAVSNAVLGEIERAGLVEHAARTGIRLREIVAGLDSPLVTGTSGLGLLVGVGLAEPRAVELMHAALAEGLIVNAANPSTIRLAPPLIAGDAELEEFADRFGRALHRLASTRTDTV; this comes from the coding sequence ATGCACGCCCTGGCGATGCCGCTCGCCGAGCTCGAGCGCGGCCAGGGGTGTCGGGTCCGGGATGCCGAGGGGCGCTGGTACCTCGACTTCCTCGCCGGCATCGCGGTGAACTCGCTCGGGCATGCGCATCCGGTGTTCGTCGAGGCCGTGAGCACCCAGGCCGCCAGGCTCGCCCACGTGTCGAACTACTTCGCCACGGCCCCGCAGCTCGAGCTCGCCGAACGCCTCCTGCGCCTGGCGGGCGCCGGCAGCGGACGCGTGCTGTTCGGCAACTCCGGCACCGAGGCCAACGAGGCCGCGTTCAAACTCGCCCGCCTGAACGGCGGCGAGGCCAGGCCCCGCATCCTCGCCCTCGAGAACGCGTTCCACGGCCGCACGATGGGGGCGCTCGCCCTCACCGGCAAACCCGCGATGCGCACGCCCTTCGAACCCATGCCGGGCGGGGTCGAGCACATCCCCGCGACGATCGAGGCCCTCGAGGCGGCGATCGACGAGCGGGTCGCCGCGCTCTTCGTCGAACCCGTGCAGGGCGAGGCCGGCGTCGTCGACCTGCCCGCGGGCTACCTCGCCCGTGCCCGAGAGCTCACCGAGCAGCACGGCGCCCTGCTCATCGTCGACGAGATCCAGACCGGCGCCGGCCGCACCGGCGAATGGTTCGGCTTCCAGCACGCCGGCATCCGCCCCGACGCGATCACCGTCGCCAAGGGCATGGGCGGCGGCTTCCCGATCGGCGCCCTCGTCGCCTTCGGCGACGCGGCCGAGCTCTTCACCGCCGGTCAGCACGGCACGACCTACGGCGGCAATCCGCTCGCCACGGCCGTCTCGAACGCCGTCCTCGGCGAGATCGAACGCGCCGGCCTCGTCGAACATGCGGCGCGCACCGGCATCCGCCTGCGCGAGATCGTCGCCGGTCTCGACTCGCCGCTCGTGACGGGCACCAGCGGCCTCGGCCTCCTCGTCGGCGTCGGCCTCGCCGAGCCGCGCGCCGTCGAACTCATGCACGCCGCCCTCGCCGAGGGCCTCATCGTGAACGCCGCGAACCCGTCGACCATCCGCCTCGCGCCGCCGCTCATCGCAGGCGACGCCGAACTCGAGGAGTTCGCCGACCGCTTCGGCCGTGCCCTCCACCGGCTCGCATCCACCAGAACGGACACCGTATGA
- the argC gene encoding N-acetyl-gamma-glutamyl-phosphate reductase has protein sequence MTYSVAIAGASGYAGGELLRLLADHPEFEVRTVTAHANAGQALIAVQPHLRGYAHLTLQETTPEILSGHDIVFLALPHGASGAIAAALPDDVLVVDCGADHRLEGADDWAAFYGGDFHGAWSYGVPELPRADGRQRDRLVGTRRIAAPGCNASTVSLSLAPGIRAGVIGAGDLVSVLAVGPSGAGKSLKAHLLASEILGSANPYAVGGTHRHLPEIAQALRWAGAEDPRLSFTPVLVPMSRGILATSSAKLAPGATPESVRAAWEDAYAGETFVQLLPEGQFPRTADVLGANTALMGLAVDLHAGRVVVVTAVDNLAKGTAGAAVQSANIALGLPEGLGLPVNGVAP, from the coding sequence ATGACGTATTCGGTCGCGATCGCCGGTGCATCCGGCTACGCGGGCGGCGAACTCCTTCGCCTCCTGGCCGATCATCCCGAATTCGAGGTGCGCACCGTCACCGCGCACGCGAACGCGGGGCAGGCCCTCATCGCGGTGCAACCGCATCTGCGCGGCTACGCGCACCTCACCCTGCAGGAGACGACCCCCGAGATCCTCTCGGGGCACGACATCGTCTTCCTCGCCCTGCCGCACGGCGCGTCCGGCGCGATCGCCGCGGCTCTGCCGGACGACGTCCTGGTCGTCGACTGCGGCGCCGATCACCGCCTCGAGGGTGCGGATGACTGGGCGGCGTTCTACGGCGGCGACTTCCACGGCGCCTGGAGCTACGGAGTGCCCGAACTGCCCCGCGCCGACGGCCGGCAGCGGGACCGCCTCGTCGGCACGCGGCGCATCGCCGCACCCGGCTGCAACGCCTCGACGGTCTCCCTCTCGCTGGCCCCCGGTATCCGCGCCGGCGTCATCGGCGCCGGCGACCTCGTCTCCGTGCTCGCCGTCGGCCCGTCCGGCGCCGGCAAGAGCCTGAAGGCGCACCTGCTCGCCTCCGAGATCCTCGGCTCGGCGAACCCGTATGCCGTCGGCGGCACGCACCGCCACCTGCCCGAGATCGCCCAGGCGCTCCGCTGGGCCGGCGCCGAGGACCCGCGGCTGTCGTTCACCCCTGTGCTCGTGCCCATGTCGCGCGGCATCCTCGCGACCTCCAGCGCGAAACTCGCCCCCGGCGCGACGCCTGAGAGCGTCCGCGCCGCCTGGGAGGACGCGTACGCGGGGGAGACGTTCGTGCAGCTGCTGCCCGAGGGGCAGTTCCCGCGCACCGCCGACGTGCTCGGCGCCAACACGGCCCTCATGGGGCTCGCCGTCGACCTGCACGCCGGCCGCGTCGTCGTCGTCACTGCCGTCGACAACCTCGCCAAGGGCACCGCCGGCGCCGCCGTGCAGTCCGCGAACATCGCCCTCGGCCTGCCCGAGGGTCTCGGCCTTCCCGTGAACGGAGTCGCCCCGTGA
- a CDS encoding DedA family protein: MDALADLLVSLAASPWVPLVVFAVCLVDAFFPPVPSESVVVGVAAIAGGGTWIVVVAAALGAIVGDSIAYAIGRRIGRARFAWMQRPRVRRAVVRAARSLRRRGALAIFTARYIPVGRIAVNATAGATRYPYRRFLPLSILAGVSWALYSTFIGVAVGRLFAGQPLVAVVVAIVIAAGIGWAVDAAARAVRGRNARRRAAGRLAERHGAAGQGVTGQGAAAAASPLSALSRGSSRP; encoded by the coding sequence ATGGACGCTCTCGCCGATCTGCTCGTCTCCCTCGCGGCCTCGCCGTGGGTGCCCCTCGTGGTCTTCGCCGTCTGCCTCGTCGACGCCTTCTTCCCGCCCGTGCCGAGCGAATCGGTCGTCGTCGGGGTGGCGGCCATCGCCGGCGGCGGCACGTGGATCGTCGTCGTCGCGGCGGCGCTCGGTGCGATCGTCGGCGACAGCATCGCCTATGCGATCGGGCGCCGGATAGGGCGGGCACGATTCGCCTGGATGCAGCGGCCGCGGGTGCGCCGGGCGGTCGTCCGGGCGGCCCGTTCGCTCCGCCGCCGGGGAGCGCTGGCGATCTTCACGGCCCGCTACATCCCGGTCGGGCGGATCGCCGTCAACGCGACGGCCGGTGCGACCCGGTACCCGTACCGGCGCTTCCTGCCGCTCAGCATCCTCGCCGGGGTCAGCTGGGCCCTGTACTCGACGTTCATCGGCGTCGCCGTCGGTCGCCTCTTCGCCGGGCAGCCGCTCGTGGCCGTCGTCGTCGCGATCGTCATCGCCGCCGGCATCGGCTGGGCGGTGGATGCCGCAGCACGCGCGGTCCGGGGCCGCAACGCCCGACGCCGCGCTGCCGGGCGTCTCGCCGAGCGGCACGGAGCAGCCGGGCAGGGAGTCACCGGCCAGGGGGCCGCCGCGGCGGCGAGCCCCCTGTCGGCGCTCAGTCGCGGATCGTCGCGCCCGTGA
- the argJ gene encoding bifunctional glutamate N-acetyltransferase/amino-acid acetyltransferase ArgJ — translation MTVTAPAGFEAAGVAAGIKASGAADLALVVNRGPKQAAAAVFTSNRAKANPILWSEQAIVDGTVAAVVLNSGGANCFTGPAGFQVVHRTAEAAGAVLGVSAGDVLVCSTGLIGEQLDGDVLEAGVRLAASGLAADGGADAARAIMTTDTRPKTVVVDGAGWRIGGIAKGAGMLAPGLATMLVVLTTDAELPAEVLDAALRRATRVTFDRLDSDGCMSTNDQVTLLASGASGIHPDHEDFADALTRACADLARQLQDDAEGAGHAIAVEVQGAVSEDEAVEVGRAVARSTLFKTAVFGNDPNWGRVLAAIGTTRAAFDPYEVDVTMNGVRICHAGQPDRPREEVDLTPRDTHVLIELHAGDATATILTNDLTHDYVHENSAYSS, via the coding sequence GTGACCGTCACCGCACCCGCCGGGTTCGAAGCGGCCGGCGTCGCAGCCGGCATCAAGGCATCCGGCGCCGCCGACCTCGCCCTCGTCGTCAACCGCGGCCCGAAGCAGGCCGCCGCGGCCGTCTTCACGAGCAACCGCGCCAAGGCCAACCCGATCCTGTGGTCGGAGCAGGCGATCGTCGACGGCACGGTCGCCGCGGTCGTCCTGAACTCCGGGGGAGCGAACTGCTTCACCGGCCCCGCCGGCTTCCAGGTCGTCCACCGCACCGCCGAGGCCGCGGGCGCCGTGCTCGGCGTCTCCGCCGGCGACGTGCTCGTCTGCTCGACCGGTCTCATCGGCGAGCAGCTCGACGGCGACGTCCTCGAGGCCGGCGTGCGCCTGGCCGCGTCGGGGCTCGCGGCCGACGGCGGAGCGGATGCCGCCCGCGCCATCATGACGACCGACACCCGCCCCAAGACGGTCGTCGTCGACGGCGCCGGCTGGCGCATCGGCGGCATCGCCAAGGGCGCCGGGATGCTCGCGCCGGGCCTGGCGACGATGCTCGTCGTCCTCACCACCGACGCCGAACTCCCGGCCGAGGTGCTGGATGCCGCGCTCCGCCGGGCGACGCGGGTCACCTTCGACCGGCTCGACTCCGACGGCTGCATGTCGACCAACGATCAGGTCACCCTGCTGGCATCCGGCGCCAGCGGCATCCACCCGGACCACGAGGACTTCGCCGACGCCCTCACGCGCGCCTGCGCCGATCTCGCCCGTCAGCTGCAGGACGACGCCGAGGGCGCCGGCCACGCGATCGCGGTCGAGGTGCAGGGGGCCGTCAGCGAGGACGAGGCGGTCGAGGTCGGCCGCGCCGTCGCCCGCAGCACCCTGTTCAAGACCGCCGTGTTCGGCAACGACCCGAACTGGGGCCGCGTGCTGGCCGCGATCGGCACCACCCGGGCCGCATTCGACCCCTACGAGGTCGACGTCACGATGAACGGCGTCCGCATCTGCCATGCCGGCCAGCCCGACCGGCCCCGCGAAGAGGTCGACCTGACCCCTCGCGACACGCATGTGCTCATCGAGCTGCATGCGGGCGATGCGACGGCGACGATCCTCACGAACGATCTCACGCACGACTACGTGCACGAGAACAGCGCGTACTCGAGCTGA